One part of the Prionailurus bengalensis isolate Pbe53 chromosome B2, Fcat_Pben_1.1_paternal_pri, whole genome shotgun sequence genome encodes these proteins:
- the LOC122489368 gene encoding HLA class II histocompatibility antigen, DR alpha chain, with product MAVSRVPVLGFFIMALLMGPQESLAIKEEHVIIQAEFYLKPDSSGEFMFDFDGDEIFHVDMEKKETVWRLEEFGRFASFEAQGALANIAVDKANLDILIKRSNNTPNTNEPPEVTVLSNSPVELGEPNILICFIDKFSPPVINVTWLRNGKPVTTGVSETVFLPREDHLFRKFHYLPFLPSTEDVYDCKVEHWGLDEPLLKHWEFDAQTPLPETTENVVCALGLIVGLVGIIVGTIFIIKGMRKVNAGERRGPL from the exons ATGGCCGTAAGTAGAGTCCCAGTGCTAGGATTTTTCATCATGGCTTTACTGATGGGTCCTCAGGAATCATTGGCTATCAAAG AGGAGCATGTGATCATCCAGGCTGAGTTCTATCTGAAGCCTGACTCATCAGGAGAGTTTATGTTTGACTTTGATGGTGATGAGATTTTCCATGTGGATATGGAAAAGAAGGAGACAGTGTGGCGGCTTGAAGAATTTGGACGTTTTGCCAGCTTTGAGGCCCAGGGTGCCTTGGCCAATATAGCTGTGGACAAAGCTAACCTGGACATCTTGATAAAGCGCTCCAACAACACCCCAAACACCAATG AACCTCCCGAGGTGACGGTGCTCTCAAACAGCCCTGTGGAACTGGGAGAGCCCAACATCCTCATCTGTTTCATCGACAAGTTCTCCCCACCAGTGATCAATGTCACGTGGCTTCGAAATGGAAAGCCTGTCACCACAGGAGTGTCAGAGACCGTCTTCCTGCCCCGGGAAGACCACCTTTTCCGCAAGTTCCACTATCTCCCTTTCCTACCCTCGACGGAGGATGTCTATGACTGCAAGGTGGAGCACTGGGGTTTGGATGAGCCTCTTCTCAAGCACTGGG aGTTTGATGCACAAACCCCCCTCCCAGAGACAACAGAGAATGTGGTGTGTGCCCTGGGCCTGATCGTGGGTCTGGTGGGCATCATTGTTGGAACCATCTTCATCATCAAGGGCATGCGCAAGGTCAATGCTGGTGAACGCAGAGGGCCTCTGTGA